In a single window of the Melioribacteraceae bacterium genome:
- a CDS encoding HAMP domain-containing histidine kinase, with product MLKRFTNKIPWQIKLVILMLFMAIIPGLLISYGITGVIRDELKSNINGQLIFSSNSIAASIDSEIKKNIEFIEFTKNIIENPRLGAEEKIALMVSSVEKIDNLLLLNLSINENNRLVEVLNTNKDVVHTNSNNHISFPNNLKAKLISEIDFITIKEILVCRPFYSKELGTWVFAIVLHTNSPSLPNGYLTALFNLTEIASEIESNILSKIGSVFISDVSQLKFLSNKFLTDVPDIVLKDAVSLLNSNTGMTLVNNYYDNKTGGIVSCFSRTKNTNWIVISSIKEKAAYAVVNEAFMFFLIFIIISVLLSLITAYIFSNHISKPIIKMAEVSKEISVGNFDARGDYAANDSIGLLSDSLGQMGEQLKKNFSEIEKQKKELEDYSKNLETKVEQRTAELNESNRELKKAYHRVLELNEEKNEFLGIAAHDLKNPLTAISAFAEILKEDKELPEDQRDDFLDEIAKASSRMFSIVKNLLDVNAIEQGKLNTTMEEVSIKAINRELILQFKDAISKKEIKIIENYSTDNYTVYADPNLTMQILQNILSNAIKFSPPNKNIYLLVRESADPDIVEICIKDEGPGFTDDDKKKLFQKFARLSARPTAGEHSTGLGLSIVKKLVEMMGGTIRLKSVPGEGAEFIISLPVFNK from the coding sequence ATGTTAAAAAGATTCACTAATAAAATTCCCTGGCAGATTAAACTGGTAATTCTGATGTTATTTATGGCCATAATTCCAGGATTATTGATTAGTTATGGTATAACGGGAGTAATTAGAGATGAGTTAAAAAGCAATATAAATGGGCAGTTAATTTTTTCTTCTAATTCTATTGCCGCGAGTATCGACTCGGAAATCAAAAAAAATATAGAGTTTATTGAATTCACAAAAAACATTATTGAAAACCCCCGACTTGGTGCCGAAGAAAAAATTGCATTAATGGTTTCCAGTGTTGAAAAGATTGATAATCTACTTTTATTAAATCTTTCTATAAACGAAAATAACCGACTTGTTGAAGTATTAAACACAAATAAAGATGTTGTTCATACAAACAGTAATAATCACATTTCGTTTCCAAATAACTTAAAAGCTAAATTAATTTCCGAAATCGATTTTATAACTATTAAAGAAATTCTTGTTTGTAGACCCTTTTATAGTAAAGAACTTGGAACCTGGGTATTTGCTATTGTATTGCACACAAATTCGCCATCTCTGCCAAATGGATATTTGACGGCTCTTTTTAATCTTACTGAAATAGCTTCAGAAATTGAGTCGAATATTTTAAGTAAAATAGGAAGCGTTTTCATAAGTGACGTATCCCAATTAAAATTTCTTTCCAACAAATTTCTGACCGATGTTCCCGATATTGTCTTAAAGGATGCCGTTTCGCTATTAAATAGTAATACAGGAATGACGCTGGTAAATAATTATTATGATAATAAAACTGGCGGAATTGTTTCTTGTTTTTCGCGAACAAAAAATACCAACTGGATTGTAATTTCCAGCATTAAAGAGAAAGCGGCTTATGCGGTTGTTAACGAAGCTTTTATGTTTTTCTTAATTTTTATAATTATTAGTGTTCTGCTTTCATTAATTACGGCATATATTTTTTCAAATCATATCAGTAAACCAATTATAAAAATGGCCGAGGTTTCAAAAGAAATATCGGTTGGCAATTTTGACGCCCGTGGCGATTATGCGGCAAATGATTCTATTGGTCTTTTGAGTGATTCACTTGGTCAAATGGGAGAACAGTTAAAGAAGAACTTTAGTGAAATTGAAAAACAAAAGAAGGAGCTTGAAGATTACAGCAAAAACCTTGAAACAAAGGTTGAGCAAAGAACCGCTGAATTGAACGAATCAAATAGAGAGTTGAAAAAAGCTTATCATCGTGTGTTGGAATTGAATGAAGAGAAAAACGAATTTCTTGGTATTGCCGCCCACGACCTAAAAAACCCACTAACGGCAATAAGCGCATTCGCAGAAATTTTAAAGGAAGACAAAGAACTGCCCGAGGATCAAAGGGATGACTTTTTGGACGAAATTGCCAAAGCATCCAGTAGAATGTTTTCTATTGTAAAAAACTTACTTGACGTAAATGCAATAGAACAGGGCAAATTAAATACTACAATGGAAGAAGTGTCGATTAAGGCAATAAATAGAGAGCTTATTTTGCAGTTCAAAGACGCTATTTCAAAAAAGGAAATTAAAATAATAGAAAATTATTCCACCGACAATTATACTGTTTATGCAGATCCAAACTTAACAATGCAGATATTGCAGAATATTCTTTCCAACGCAATAAAATTTTCACCACCTAATAAAAATATATATTTACTAGTGAGAGAATCCGCTGATCCCGACATTGTTGAAATATGTATTAAAGATGAGGGACCAGGTTTTACTGATGATGATAAGAAAAAATTGTTTCAAAAGTTTGCCCGTCTTTCTGCGCGGCCAACTGCTGGAGAGCACTCAACCGGATTGGGATTATCAATCGTAAAAAAATTAGTTGAAATGATGGGAGGAACCATTCGTCTTAAAAGCGTACCGGGAGAGGGAGCCGAGTTTATAATTTCGTTACCTGTATTCAATAAGTAA
- a CDS encoding FecR domain-containing protein, with translation MNKYRTTLFLIFLLFASLSTSSYLVAQQKEPSIKLESGFNIRQLADKYFGSADLWPFILKHNRVRELTDLKVGEVIVIPQKKVVQMLQSIENVKGSIKKAVEVGAKVLAAELLTDAEVAYKNSLKQKESFEIDSSIDFAKQGVSLAERAHKQTIEIRDKTIDAIVTFKKGTLQKRFASALSWQSAELHENLRENDVARTLALSLARITFHDLSQIKLNENSQAVIQKTRVDALTNRSSSKIKIEKGDAYAMLLNSPKKDFNLEIPGVKTKINSKYFWIEKGASDTKVANYNGEITLETSNKTVVVQKNQGSVINQTGTPSDAKDLLPSPNIISPANMLNVLSQTQEFVWNSVDGAHSYWIEIGLDNNFKTMYDTRKNITETRTTFNNFQKGVYYWRTCSVDNSGLPGPFSETRYFVVSPDNDKPFISLDFPPNNFSTKEKQMDLSGRTSPGSKVFINDRQAKITSEGSFKYSLSLIEGKSEIAIRALNNSGLESIVKRTVFYEGDPRIIILNETGLEIEENTKITINPMTQKLVFKTRPMSSIEINSENDSWKRTGYADTLGNCNLILPMLFKEEIIRITVNSLAGYKRTITAILVPYSEKPEIILVSPTLSFTNREQISFVGTVKNGNALFINDQEVELDNDNGFNIQKTLGGSNNIFLLKALNPNDEYSVLEKRIFLDKSPPKLISHRVQKDNSNNFLYKIIIKAQDSSPLRKTAEVELQIRGFIQKEILRLNEQSQTYEGFVSVGLDQAPVIKKIVLHDFLLNSETYQISK, from the coding sequence ATGAATAAATATAGAACAACCCTTTTTTTAATATTTCTGCTTTTTGCTTCACTTAGTACTAGCTCATATTTAGTAGCTCAGCAGAAAGAACCCTCAATAAAACTTGAGTCCGGTTTTAATATAAGACAGTTAGCAGATAAATATTTTGGAAGCGCCGATTTATGGCCGTTTATACTGAAACATAATAGAGTAAGAGAATTGACCGATTTGAAAGTTGGAGAGGTAATAGTAATTCCTCAAAAAAAAGTTGTTCAAATGCTCCAGTCAATCGAAAACGTAAAAGGTTCAATTAAAAAAGCTGTTGAAGTCGGAGCAAAGGTATTGGCAGCCGAACTGCTTACAGACGCAGAAGTGGCTTATAAAAACTCATTAAAGCAGAAAGAATCATTTGAGATTGATTCTTCGATTGACTTTGCAAAACAAGGAGTTTCTCTTGCAGAAAGAGCACACAAACAGACTATTGAAATTAGAGACAAAACAATTGATGCAATTGTTACTTTTAAAAAAGGAACTTTGCAAAAAAGATTTGCTTCTGCACTATCATGGCAGAGCGCAGAGCTGCATGAAAATTTAAGAGAAAATGATGTGGCCAGAACACTTGCTCTTTCGCTGGCAAGAATAACCTTTCACGATTTAAGTCAAATAAAGTTAAATGAAAATTCTCAGGCGGTTATTCAAAAAACAAGAGTTGATGCTTTAACCAATAGATCATCTTCTAAGATTAAAATTGAAAAGGGGGATGCGTATGCCATGCTTCTTAACAGTCCCAAAAAGGATTTTAATTTAGAAATACCGGGGGTTAAAACTAAAATTAACTCAAAATATTTTTGGATTGAAAAGGGGGCCTCCGATACTAAAGTCGCAAATTACAATGGCGAAATCACTCTCGAGACAAGCAACAAAACTGTGGTAGTACAAAAAAATCAAGGCTCTGTTATCAATCAAACTGGCACTCCTTCTGATGCTAAAGATTTGCTTCCTTCGCCTAACATAATTTCTCCCGCCAACATGCTAAACGTTCTCTCTCAAACACAAGAATTTGTATGGAATTCTGTTGATGGCGCTCATAGTTATTGGATTGAAATAGGGCTCGACAATAATTTTAAAACAATGTACGATACCAGGAAGAACATCACTGAGACAAGAACCACTTTCAATAATTTTCAAAAGGGAGTTTATTACTGGAGAACTTGTTCTGTAGATAATTCAGGCTTACCGGGTCCTTTTTCTGAGACAAGATATTTTGTAGTATCTCCAGATAATGACAAACCATTTATTAGTCTTGATTTTCCGCCAAATAATTTTTCTACTAAGGAAAAACAAATGGACCTCTCAGGCAGAACTTCCCCCGGAAGTAAAGTATTTATAAATGACCGGCAAGCCAAAATAACAAGCGAGGGATCATTCAAATATTCTCTTTCACTAATTGAAGGGAAAAGTGAAATAGCAATAAGGGCGCTTAATAATAGTGGATTGGAATCCATTGTAAAGCGAACTGTGTTTTATGAGGGCGATCCTCGAATAATTATTTTAAACGAAACCGGATTAGAGATTGAGGAAAACACTAAAATTACGATCAACCCAATGACACAAAAACTTGTGTTTAAAACAAGACCAATGTCATCGATAGAAATTAATTCAGAAAATGATTCATGGAAGCGAACAGGATACGCTGATACACTTGGCAATTGCAATTTAATTTTACCAATGTTATTCAAAGAAGAAATTATTAGAATAACAGTAAATTCTCTGGCGGGCTATAAACGCACAATTACCGCAATACTTGTTCCCTATTCTGAAAAGCCAGAGATAATTCTTGTGAGTCCCACCTTATCATTTACAAACCGGGAACAAATATCTTTTGTGGGAACGGTTAAAAATGGAAATGCTTTATTTATAAACGATCAAGAAGTAGAACTTGATAACGACAATGGATTCAACATCCAAAAAACTCTTGGTGGCTCTAATAACATCTTTTTATTAAAAGCCCTAAATCCAAACGACGAATATTCTGTTTTAGAAAAAAGGATTTTCTTAGATAAATCCCCCCCCAAATTAATATCGCATAGAGTTCAAAAGGATAACTCTAACAATTTTTTGTATAAAATTATAATTAAAGCCCAAGACAGTTCTCCGCTAAGAAAAACTGCTGAGGTTGAGTTACAGATAAGGGGGTTTATTCAGAAAGAAATATTACGGTTAAACGAACAAAGTCAGACTTACGAAGGATTTGTAAGTGTAGGGCTTGATCAAGCTCCGGTTATTAAGAAAATAGTATTGCATGATTTCCTTCTAAATTCAGAGACTTATCAAATTAGCAAATAA
- a CDS encoding transcriptional repressor — MKNSRNTQAKAKIFEILSSSRVALSHQEIKELLDVSCDRVTIYRVLDRLSSEGKAHKVVGTDGVMRFALCKECLTEHHYDKHLHFSCEKCGAVRCLDEDVPHISINKKYKVTGVNIIVSGICPSCK; from the coding sequence ATGAAAAACTCAAGAAACACACAGGCAAAGGCCAAAATATTCGAAATTCTTTCATCCTCCCGGGTAGCGTTATCACACCAGGAGATAAAGGAATTATTGGATGTTAGTTGTGATAGAGTTACAATCTACCGCGTACTTGATCGCTTATCATCAGAGGGAAAAGCACATAAAGTTGTTGGTACCGATGGCGTGATGAGATTTGCTCTGTGTAAAGAATGTTTAACCGAACACCACTACGATAAACATCTCCATTTCTCATGCGAAAAATGTGGCGCTGTTCGTTGTCTGGATGAAGATGTTCCTCATATTTCTATTAACAAAAAATATAAAGTCACCGGAGTAAATATTATTGTAAGCGGGATTTGCCCAAGCTGCAAATAA
- a CDS encoding PKD domain-containing protein, whose translation MNRLIYFSLFFLISHILIGQSIRYVNYGPAASITEGDNNFIQVINIKLPQDISDNVYLRLYDMSCGSSYDSPFGAWDSRFRFSLFKNEYAEETFYRQPDSRATLKPDLIYTFEIAQDNRYYNKWYTLANLKNFASETSQFTLVVEGVSGNDANNFDLFFSSDSLENFSVNKVEVYSFEPTLSLRKNNEKFSFKFLPSEEDNEITIHIFDFDGTKTTFSTAIQNESPIADNNPSGWSSVKFSLEAIERENYCTFDIAIENKPVNDITFYITDSKGKKLPIILPAYVKEIGPVPTAEYSSRYIDCNTHEIDYSSSYSKEGNEIRFHWFFDDGFKSTDSKVVRSYEEPGIYKGKVIIEEINNRITRATLEKFQTIINNKPKAVITAPIVAAENSNVTFSGDKSFDKDGTIIKYSWDLGDGNSASGKAVSYKYSKYGKYTVTLRVEDNFSDSCNYDIDTMNITINAQPIISVEPVIYGAPNQTIKFDASASIDPDGEIIDYEWSFGQLGLKNGSVIETSFEKAGVYSVKITLIDNSRAPNNQSSEIVKVIINDSPVAVAGLDKINRLGQITRFDAGNSRDSDGDIIDYEWDLGDGTLLNGKVVEHSYKSTGLYVVRLKIKDNSNMINNWAVDSLLVGINDYPFIESNNLISSNNSNINFNYKKEHLPTSIDSKYFWNFGDGSTGIGKTVSHTYKLPGKYFVIAKEENRIGNEVTTFQDNLSVVINNRPISDPGPDRVVAPNKKVAFTSANSIDPNGNIVKTVWHLNNVPISEEKIFEYEFANPGNYLVGLEVVDDFTPPLSDIKFISVAVNSAPVVIINHTPVAAPNQKITFDASKSYDEDGKILEYLWNFSDGSSLKGGVVQKAFTSPGIYNAQLTIKDNANVENSISTKTVQIKINSSPVIKTEGLIETCGSVVKFDASGTSDPDGDPLSFTWKFPGDQEIKGGSIISYNFNERGLIPVLLTVDDETGLTNSSNSTTIMVNLHDAPIANAGADTTVCAGDIVIFSGLQSKSFSDNLLEYEWLFSDSTKLFGSSVYKVFRKSGLYNVLLTVRDNSGLECGFSQDYKSIKVTETPTANAGDDFTACANRPVKFDGSQSKDVDGIVNSYEWDFGDGEVGGGEKPEHIYTKPGIYKVTLTITGDIVGNCDNTDKDELIVTIVDAPIARINSINVSAPNEDILFDGSESSVTSGIIKNYYWDFGDGHRSEGKKTKYKYASPGNYKVTLTAVADSSTECGFNSISKKIIINNRPIAVAEGNINAAVNQFVNFEGIKSIDRDGQITKYLWDLGDGKTKEGINISHRYSAPGKYHVVLKVVDDLSTNNNYSFDTLYITINKTPVALFEGQSYIYESESAVFDASKSYDDDGRLVSYDWFIDDEKVFSGNIFTKKFEKAGIYRIKLVVTDNSNVENGSCEKTEYLRVINYPLITLPKSLVVCENETFSITPTINYEAGSPPLNHRWVIDGKPVAEKTITFAGSISSNQFSNVIFELLNSANNVVSSATTTILRNSVPEITAIRDTTIVLGGANDELLFLAEVIDVDGDNVLYRWDAGDGTTYSKPQAMHRYKNPGIYKVTLTVDDQKNTTCSTTVTSFTVNVVKK comes from the coding sequence ATGAATCGATTAATATATTTTTCATTATTCTTTCTTATTAGTCATATCTTAATTGGCCAATCTATTAGATATGTTAATTATGGGCCAGCGGCAAGCATTACCGAGGGGGATAATAATTTTATTCAAGTAATTAACATAAAACTACCTCAGGATATTAGTGATAATGTTTACCTTCGTTTATATGATATGAGCTGCGGCTCAAGTTATGATTCTCCCTTCGGAGCGTGGGATTCACGATTTAGATTTAGTCTATTTAAAAATGAATATGCTGAAGAGACTTTTTACCGTCAACCAGATTCACGGGCTACATTGAAACCAGACTTAATTTATACTTTTGAGATTGCTCAAGATAACCGCTATTATAATAAGTGGTACACATTGGCTAATCTTAAAAATTTTGCCAGTGAGACATCTCAATTTACCTTGGTTGTGGAAGGGGTTAGCGGTAACGATGCAAACAATTTTGATTTATTTTTTAGTTCCGATTCATTAGAAAATTTTTCGGTTAATAAGGTTGAAGTGTATTCGTTTGAACCAACACTATCATTACGTAAAAACAATGAAAAGTTCTCCTTTAAGTTTCTTCCGAGCGAAGAGGACAATGAAATTACAATTCATATTTTTGATTTTGATGGTACAAAAACAACCTTCAGCACAGCAATTCAGAACGAATCACCAATTGCAGATAATAATCCTTCGGGCTGGTCGAGCGTAAAATTTTCTCTTGAAGCAATTGAACGAGAAAATTATTGTACGTTCGATATTGCTATCGAAAACAAACCGGTTAACGATATTACTTTTTATATAACCGACAGTAAGGGAAAAAAGTTACCCATTATTCTTCCCGCTTACGTAAAAGAAATTGGACCAGTTCCTACCGCAGAATATTCTTCTCGTTACATTGACTGTAACACACACGAGATAGATTATTCATCATCTTATTCGAAAGAGGGTAACGAAATTCGCTTTCACTGGTTTTTTGATGATGGTTTCAAATCAACCGATTCGAAAGTAGTTAGATCTTACGAGGAACCTGGAATTTATAAAGGCAAAGTAATTATTGAAGAAATTAATAATCGAATTACACGCGCCACGTTGGAAAAATTTCAAACGATTATTAATAACAAACCTAAAGCTGTTATAACAGCTCCTATTGTCGCCGCAGAAAATAGTAATGTTACTTTTAGCGGTGATAAATCATTCGATAAAGATGGAACAATAATAAAATATAGTTGGGATTTAGGAGATGGAAATAGCGCTTCCGGTAAAGCTGTCTCATATAAATATTCTAAATATGGAAAATATACTGTTACTCTCCGCGTAGAGGATAATTTTTCTGATAGCTGTAATTATGACATTGACACTATGAACATAACTATTAATGCTCAACCAATTATATCCGTAGAACCTGTAATCTATGGCGCTCCAAATCAAACTATTAAATTTGATGCTTCCGCCAGTATTGATCCCGATGGTGAGATTATTGATTATGAGTGGAGCTTTGGTCAATTAGGATTAAAAAATGGATCTGTAATTGAAACCTCTTTTGAAAAAGCTGGCGTTTATTCTGTTAAGATTACTTTAATCGATAATTCAAGAGCGCCAAATAATCAATCCTCAGAAATAGTAAAAGTAATAATTAACGATTCTCCGGTTGCTGTTGCCGGATTAGATAAAATTAATCGGCTTGGACAAATTACTCGCTTTGATGCTGGGAATTCGCGCGACTCCGATGGCGATATAATTGATTATGAGTGGGATCTGGGCGATGGAACGCTGTTGAACGGAAAAGTAGTTGAACACAGCTATAAATCAACCGGTTTATATGTTGTGAGGTTGAAAATTAAAGATAATTCTAATATGATAAATAATTGGGCGGTTGATTCTCTACTCGTGGGAATTAATGATTACCCCTTTATTGAATCGAACAATCTCATTTCATCAAATAATAGTAATATTAATTTTAATTACAAGAAGGAGCATTTGCCTACTTCGATTGATTCGAAATACTTTTGGAATTTTGGTGATGGTTCAACCGGGATAGGAAAAACGGTTTCTCACACTTATAAACTTCCAGGAAAATATTTTGTAATCGCAAAAGAAGAAAACAGAATTGGTAACGAGGTTACTACCTTTCAAGATAATTTAAGTGTTGTAATTAATAACCGCCCAATTTCAGATCCGGGACCGGATAGAGTTGTTGCTCCAAACAAAAAAGTAGCATTTACTTCTGCCAACTCTATCGACCCAAATGGCAATATAGTGAAGACTGTATGGCATTTAAATAATGTCCCGATTAGTGAAGAAAAGATTTTTGAGTATGAGTTTGCAAATCCGGGCAATTATTTAGTTGGGCTAGAAGTTGTTGATGATTTTACCCCCCCCTTAAGTGATATAAAATTTATCAGCGTTGCTGTAAATAGTGCCCCGGTTGTCATTATAAATCACACTCCCGTCGCAGCGCCAAATCAAAAAATTACCTTTGACGCATCTAAATCCTACGACGAAGATGGCAAAATTTTAGAGTATCTCTGGAATTTCAGCGATGGATCTTCTCTCAAGGGAGGTGTTGTACAAAAAGCATTTACTTCTCCTGGAATTTATAATGCTCAGCTTACTATTAAAGATAATGCGAATGTTGAAAATTCCATTTCAACAAAAACCGTACAAATCAAAATTAATAGCTCGCCGGTAATCAAAACCGAGGGACTTATTGAAACGTGCGGCAGTGTTGTAAAATTTGACGCTTCCGGTACATCGGATCCCGATGGGGACCCACTTTCATTTACATGGAAATTTCCGGGAGACCAGGAAATTAAAGGAGGGAGTATTATTTCCTATAATTTTAATGAACGCGGGTTAATACCAGTTTTATTAACAGTTGACGATGAAACTGGTTTAACTAATTCTTCAAACTCAACCACCATAATGGTAAATCTTCATGATGCGCCAATTGCAAATGCCGGTGCCGATACAACTGTTTGCGCTGGGGATATAGTAATTTTTAGCGGTTTACAATCAAAATCTTTTAGTGATAATTTATTGGAATATGAATGGCTTTTTAGTGACTCAACAAAATTGTTTGGAAGCAGTGTTTATAAGGTTTTTAGAAAGAGCGGACTTTATAATGTTTTATTAACAGTAAGAGATAATTCCGGTTTGGAATGTGGTTTCTCCCAGGATTACAAAAGTATTAAAGTTACTGAAACTCCCACAGCTAACGCTGGTGATGATTTTACAGCATGCGCAAATAGACCGGTTAAATTTGATGGCTCACAGTCAAAAGATGTTGATGGTATAGTTAATAGTTATGAATGGGATTTTGGTGACGGAGAAGTTGGTGGCGGTGAAAAACCGGAACACATTTATACAAAACCGGGCATCTATAAAGTTACATTAACAATCACAGGCGATATTGTTGGTAATTGCGACAACACTGACAAAGATGAATTAATTGTAACTATCGTAGATGCGCCAATAGCCCGTATTAATTCTATTAATGTATCGGCGCCAAATGAAGATATTCTTTTTGATGGATCGGAGAGCTCTGTAACTTCTGGCATCATTAAAAATTATTATTGGGATTTTGGTGATGGTCATCGTTCAGAAGGGAAAAAAACTAAATATAAATATGCCTCTCCAGGTAACTATAAAGTTACTTTGACCGCCGTTGCGGATTCCAGCACGGAGTGTGGATTTAATTCCATCTCAAAAAAAATTATTATAAATAATAGACCAATTGCTGTTGCCGAAGGGAATATCAACGCCGCGGTTAATCAATTTGTAAATTTTGAGGGAATAAAATCAATCGATCGAGATGGGCAAATAACTAAATATTTGTGGGATTTAGGGGATGGAAAAACAAAGGAGGGCATCAATATTTCTCACAGATATTCCGCTCCCGGAAAATATCATGTTGTATTAAAAGTGGTGGATGATCTTTCAACAAATAACAACTATAGCTTTGATACTTTATATATAACTATTAATAAAACACCGGTTGCTTTATTCGAAGGGCAAAGTTATATATATGAATCGGAGAGTGCGGTATTTGATGCCTCAAAAAGTTACGATGATGATGGCCGGTTAGTGTCATACGATTGGTTTATTGATGACGAGAAGGTTTTTTCCGGGAATATATTTACCAAAAAATTTGAAAAAGCCGGAATTTACAGAATTAAATTAGTGGTAACCGACAACTCAAATGTTGAAAATGGCTCATGCGAAAAAACAGAATATTTGCGTGTAATTAATTATCCTTTAATTACTTTGCCAAAAAGTTTAGTGGTTTGTGAAAATGAAACCTTTAGTATAACACCAACTATAAATTATGAAGCGGGGAGTCCTCCGCTTAACCATAGGTGGGTGATTGATGGAAAACCAGTTGCAGAAAAAACAATTACTTTCGCCGGATCAATTTCGAGCAATCAATTTTCTAATGTTATCTTTGAACTTCTGAACAGCGCCAATAATGTGGTATCCTCAGCCACAACAACAATATTGCGAAACTCGGTCCCGGAAATAACGGCAATTAGAGATACAACAATTGTTTTGGGTGGCGCCAACGATGAGTTATTGTTCTTGGCAGAAGTTATTGATGTCGATGGTGATAATGTTTTATATCGGTGGGATGCGGGAGATGGAACAACTTATTCAAAGCCACAGGCTATGCACAGATACAAGAATCCTGGAATATATAAGGTTACACTTACCGTTGATGACCAAAAAAATACAACATGCAGTACAACGGTCACCTCATTTACTGTTAATGTGGTAAAGAAATAG
- a CDS encoding response regulator transcription factor, translated as MIKIIIADDHPMLRSGMIQNINKEVDMKVVLEAESGEELLSKLDNQEFDVVILDIGLPGRSGLEILKDIRKLYPKVPVLMYSGYQEDRYGLRAIQAGANGYISKEDTKSNLIDAIRKIKTGKKYITPELAEILANEVDKDIDKLPHERLSDREFEIMRHIALGKSVSQIADLLSISVNTVNTYRARILQKMGMNSNTQIALYALENNILD; from the coding sequence ATGATTAAAATAATTATAGCCGACGACCACCCCATGCTTAGAAGCGGGATGATTCAAAACATCAACAAAGAAGTTGATATGAAGGTAGTGCTCGAAGCTGAGAGTGGAGAGGAACTTCTATCCAAATTAGACAATCAAGAATTTGATGTTGTTATCCTTGATATTGGATTGCCGGGTAGAAGTGGATTAGAAATATTAAAAGATATTAGGAAGCTTTACCCAAAAGTTCCGGTTTTAATGTACAGCGGCTATCAAGAAGATAGATATGGTTTGCGCGCAATTCAGGCCGGCGCAAATGGATACATTTCTAAAGAGGATACAAAATCAAACCTAATAGACGCTATTAGAAAAATAAAAACCGGCAAAAAATATATTACGCCGGAATTAGCTGAAATATTAGCAAATGAAGTCGACAAAGATATCGACAAACTGCCTCACGAACGCTTATCGGATCGTGAATTTGAAATTATGCGACACATTGCGCTGGGTAAATCGGTGAGTCAAATAGCCGATCTTCTCTCTATCAGCGTTAACACAGTCAATACCTACAGGGCTCGGATACTTCAAAAAATGGGGATGAACAGCAACACTCAAATTGCTCTATATGCACTAGAAAATAATATTTTAGACTAA